From Variovorax sp. PMC12, the proteins below share one genomic window:
- a CDS encoding THUMP domain-containing class I SAM-dependent RNA methyltransferase — protein MNDLSFFLPCAAGVEEFLAQEVHALTGRAGQDLLTLRGGVRVRADWRDALKLNLHSRLAQRVLVELAHAPYRNENDLYAIANGVAWEIWFTPRQTFKIETTAQHSPLQSLNFATLRIKDAIADRFRAKANGVRPSIETQWPDCRVFAHLTTDTCTLYIDTSGEPLFKRGWRQDKGDAPLKETLAAAMLAASGWWNPETGEVSAQPLYDPCCGSGTIAIEAAQIARGIAAGSLRRFGFEKLLPFQAHVWTAIRKEAEAGARDHGVAIFGSDVSHRMVDFAERNAERAGVAQAVEFRGGDALQRMPPVEAGVIMLNPPYGERIEVGGVAGTGRFGARESAQTEQGDGGEFFPQLAAHWKKNYAGWTAWVLTPDLKLPRQMRLKESRRVPMWNGPIECRLFRFDMVAGSARK, from the coding sequence GTGAACGATCTCTCCTTTTTCCTGCCTTGCGCCGCCGGCGTCGAGGAATTCCTCGCCCAGGAGGTGCACGCCCTGACCGGCCGTGCCGGGCAAGACCTGCTCACGCTGCGCGGCGGCGTGCGGGTACGCGCCGACTGGCGCGACGCCCTCAAGCTCAACCTGCACAGCCGGCTCGCGCAGCGCGTGCTGGTCGAGCTGGCCCATGCGCCCTACCGCAATGAAAACGATCTCTACGCCATCGCCAACGGCGTGGCCTGGGAGATCTGGTTCACCCCCAGGCAGACTTTCAAGATCGAGACCACGGCCCAGCACAGCCCGCTGCAGAGCCTGAATTTCGCCACCCTGCGCATCAAGGACGCCATTGCCGACCGCTTCCGCGCCAAGGCCAACGGCGTGCGCCCGAGCATCGAGACCCAGTGGCCCGACTGCCGCGTGTTCGCCCACCTGACCACCGACACCTGCACGCTGTACATCGACACCTCGGGCGAGCCGCTGTTCAAGCGCGGCTGGCGCCAGGACAAGGGCGACGCCCCGCTGAAGGAAACCCTGGCCGCCGCCATGCTGGCCGCCAGCGGCTGGTGGAACCCCGAGACCGGGGAAGTGTCGGCCCAGCCGCTCTACGACCCCTGCTGCGGCAGCGGCACCATCGCCATCGAGGCGGCGCAGATCGCGCGCGGCATCGCGGCCGGGTCGCTGCGGCGCTTCGGCTTCGAGAAGCTGCTGCCGTTCCAGGCGCATGTCTGGACCGCCATCAGGAAAGAAGCCGAGGCCGGCGCGCGGGACCACGGCGTCGCCATCTTCGGCTCGGACGTGTCGCACCGCATGGTCGACTTTGCCGAGCGCAACGCGGAACGCGCGGGCGTGGCGCAGGCCGTCGAGTTCCGCGGCGGCGACGCGCTGCAGCGCATGCCGCCGGTCGAGGCCGGCGTCATCATGCTCAACCCGCCGTACGGCGAGCGCATCGAGGTGGGCGGGGTGGCCGGCACCGGCCGCTTCGGCGCCCGCGAATCGGCGCAGACCGAGCAGGGCGACGGCGGTGAGTTCTTTCCCCAGCTCGCGGCCCACTGGAAGAAAAACTACGCCGGCTGGACCGCCTGGGTGCTCACGCCCGACCTGAAGCTGCCCAGGCAGATGCGCCTGAAGGAGTCGCGCCGCGTGCCGATGTGGAACGGCCCCATCGAATGCCGGCTGTTCCGCTTCGACATGGTCGCGGGCTCAGCGCGGAAGTGA